A single Prevotella sp. E15-22 DNA region contains:
- a CDS encoding fimbrillin family protein: protein MKKLFILAPFAMAALLTLVGCAECDEVTSEDSDSKVPVKLTATTQSAVLRRAATNINEGALTSGSVSVRTSSSYTTAYAYTAGAGGVLSSDAPAFYPAGGANIDIVAYSPADASAATSNTFTVSADQRGTAGYVASDLLWGRVENKNSSSGSVDIAFSHKMAKIIVRVTATGGVSYVNSITMKNVKRQCLFTYETGAISNVAYVSGENQDVVAVSSETANTTDFSVGAVCIPAQTIPAGDFITIATDQGDVVYQLGEDKTVAAGNCYTVNITVTTENVAAGINTIESWAGGAGDGLDIAAIAAQTYTGSAVTPAITVTDGGKAVASGNYEVYYTNNINAGTATVYAVGKNTYAGKVGVKEFTINKATIANGSWSIDKTTMSIAKGGATSTISVSRTGNGAVQAVSSDEDIATVSVSGTTVTVTSGSNVGSATVTITVADGDNHTYAGNHTCTVTTMVYAGVLNGQFTVNGSGKQVMFSQGNLQATYNGSSWTWAFATNQWTYIGNAAGNTKVSSSSPYVSGYSGSSTTVDLFGWVGASSTWTGVNKYGITSSTSTNSTNGYGISATEKLKSDWGTLAITNGGNTANSGWFTLSKDEWVYLFNTRTASTVGGTANGRYAKATVNGVSGVILFPDSYTHPDGVTAPASVNTSSANFTANSYDATAWGKMETAGAVFLPAAGYRDGTTVLNAGSFGFYWSSSPDASSVLNAYSVNFNSSYLNPQNYSRRGYGFSVRLVRQVE from the coding sequence ATGAAAAAGCTTTTTATCCTTGCACCTTTTGCCATGGCCGCCCTGCTGACGCTGGTTGGCTGTGCAGAGTGCGACGAGGTGACATCAGAAGATAGTGACAGCAAAGTGCCGGTGAAGCTTACTGCCACCACGCAGTCGGCCGTTCTGAGGCGTGCTGCCACCAATATCAATGAAGGTGCTCTGACCTCTGGTAGCGTGAGTGTGCGCACCAGTAGCAGTTACACCACCGCCTATGCCTATACGGCCGGAGCTGGAGGCGTGCTGAGCAGTGACGCCCCCGCATTCTATCCTGCCGGTGGTGCCAATATCGACATCGTGGCCTATTCGCCCGCCGATGCCTCGGCAGCCACCAGCAACACTTTTACCGTGAGTGCCGACCAGAGGGGTACGGCTGGCTATGTGGCCAGCGACCTGCTGTGGGGGCGCGTGGAAAATAAGAACAGCAGCAGCGGCAGCGTTGACATTGCTTTCTCTCACAAGATGGCCAAGATCATCGTCAGGGTGACCGCCACTGGTGGTGTGAGCTATGTGAACAGCATCACCATGAAGAACGTGAAGCGCCAGTGTCTGTTTACCTACGAGACAGGTGCCATCAGTAATGTTGCCTATGTCAGTGGCGAGAACCAGGATGTGGTCGCTGTGAGCTCTGAGACGGCCAATACCACCGACTTCAGCGTGGGTGCCGTCTGCATCCCTGCGCAGACCATTCCTGCTGGCGACTTCATCACCATTGCAACCGACCAAGGCGATGTGGTCTATCAGCTTGGCGAGGACAAAACGGTGGCTGCCGGCAATTGCTACACGGTGAATATCACAGTGACCACCGAGAACGTGGCTGCTGGCATCAATACCATTGAGTCGTGGGCCGGCGGTGCCGGCGATGGCCTGGATATTGCCGCCATTGCCGCGCAGACCTATACAGGCAGTGCCGTCACTCCCGCCATCACCGTGACCGATGGTGGCAAAGCCGTGGCATCGGGCAACTACGAGGTTTACTATACCAACAACATCAATGCCGGCACTGCCACCGTCTATGCCGTGGGCAAGAATACCTATGCCGGCAAGGTGGGTGTGAAGGAGTTTACCATTAATAAGGCTACGATAGCCAATGGATCGTGGAGTATTGATAAAACGACGATGTCGATTGCGAAGGGTGGCGCAACAAGTACCATTTCTGTGTCGCGTACGGGTAATGGAGCTGTTCAGGCTGTGAGTTCCGATGAGGACATAGCTACCGTAAGTGTAAGTGGAACGACTGTTACAGTGACAAGTGGCAGTAATGTAGGTTCAGCGACAGTCACCATTACGGTGGCCGACGGGGATAATCATACCTATGCAGGAAACCATACCTGTACGGTGACAACAATGGTGTATGCTGGTGTCCTTAACGGTCAGTTCACCGTAAATGGTAGTGGCAAGCAGGTGATGTTCTCACAGGGTAATCTGCAGGCCACCTATAATGGCTCGTCATGGACGTGGGCATTTGCTACGAACCAGTGGACTTATATTGGCAATGCAGCAGGAAACACCAAGGTATCATCTTCTTCTCCCTATGTTTCTGGTTACAGCGGCTCTTCAACCACCGTCGATTTGTTTGGCTGGGTTGGTGCCTCTAGTACGTGGACTGGCGTGAATAAATATGGTATCACCAGCTCAACTAGCACGAACAGTACTAACGGCTATGGCATCAGCGCAACTGAAAAATTGAAGAGTGATTGGGGCACGCTGGCCATCACCAACGGCGGCAATACAGCCAATTCCGGTTGGTTCACATTGTCTAAGGACGAGTGGGTATACCTGTTCAATACCCGCACGGCATCCACCGTAGGCGGTACAGCCAATGGCCGCTATGCCAAGGCCACGGTGAACGGTGTAAGTGGTGTTATCCTCTTCCCCGACAGCTATACGCATCCCGATGGTGTAACGGCTCCTGCAAGTGTAAATACTTCAAGTGCTAACTTCACCGCTAATAGCTATGATGCAACTGCTTGGGGCAAGATGGAGACTGCTGGCGCTGTGTTCCTGCCGGCTGCTGGCTACCGGGATGGTACTACTGTCCTCAATGCCGGGTCGTTCGGCTTCTACTGGTCGAGTTCGCCCGACGCGTCGAGTGTGCTCAACGCGTACAGCGTGAACTTCAATAGTAGCTATCTGAATCCGCAGAACTACAGCCGCCGCGGCTACGGTTTCTCGGTTCGCCTGGTCCGCCAGGTCGAGTAG
- a CDS encoding reverse transcriptase domain-containing protein gives MKKRAADAFCSDLLFLPAAGNRNGTTVNNAGSNGNYWSSSPNASNVNNAYNVNFNSSNLNPQNNNNRNNGFSVRLVRQVESTYPMVMMKLTKSQLLEDLYTAYYAARKHKRNKSYQLRFEARLDENLAELCDVLYGRTYRPLPSSCFVITDPKKREVFAAEFRDRVVHHLYYNYTYRMFERSFILDSYSCLAGRGTHFGIRRLYDHIRSESHNYTRPCYVMKMDISGYFMSIHRERLLRICLDNLDRMSMHKVSRHRRERWCDVVDMDFVRWLTAEIVLMNPLNDCRVVGSPSEWDGLPHNKSLYNSPEGCGLPIGNLTSQLFSNVYLNVFDQYMKRVLHCRHYGRYVDDFYVVSADKTWLMSLVPLVKEFLYKELGLSFHEGKLRVTSAWHGTEFLGAWLKPYRIYASRSTVGRMRRKVAMLAHRDRSLWFPALNSYCGVLSHWNNYRLRRGLLLAEPVFTKYGMFNIGYTRYLLPFLFLLFFIY, from the coding sequence ATGAAGAAACGCGCTGCTGACGCATTTTGTTCAGACTTGTTGTTCCTGCCGGCTGCTGGCAACCGGAATGGTACTACTGTCAACAATGCCGGGTCGAACGGCAACTACTGGTCGAGTTCGCCCAACGCGTCGAATGTGAACAACGCGTACAACGTGAACTTCAATAGTAGCAATCTGAATCCGCAGAACAACAACAACCGCAACAACGGTTTCTCGGTTCGCCTGGTCCGCCAGGTCGAGAGCACTTATCCTATGGTTATGATGAAGTTAACAAAATCACAGCTTCTGGAGGACTTGTATACAGCATACTATGCCGCAAGAAAGCATAAGCGTAACAAGTCCTACCAGCTGCGTTTCGAAGCGAGACTGGATGAAAACCTCGCTGAGCTTTGCGATGTGCTCTATGGGCGCACCTATCGGCCCTTGCCATCCTCGTGCTTTGTTATTACTGACCCAAAGAAGCGCGAGGTCTTTGCCGCTGAGTTCCGCGACCGTGTGGTCCATCATTTGTACTACAACTATACGTATCGTATGTTTGAGCGCAGTTTTATTCTCGACAGTTATAGCTGCCTTGCTGGTCGTGGTACCCATTTCGGCATCCGTCGTCTTTATGACCACATCCGCAGTGAGAGCCACAATTACACGCGTCCCTGCTACGTGATGAAGATGGACATCAGCGGATATTTTATGAGTATCCACCGTGAGCGGCTGCTCCGCATCTGTCTTGACAACCTTGACAGGATGTCTATGCATAAGGTGTCAAGACATCGCCGCGAGCGCTGGTGCGATGTGGTGGACATGGACTTCGTTCGTTGGCTGACCGCGGAGATTGTGCTTATGAATCCCTTGAATGACTGCCGGGTTGTGGGTTCACCATCGGAATGGGACGGCCTGCCCCACAACAAGTCGCTCTATAACAGTCCTGAGGGCTGCGGTCTGCCCATCGGTAATCTCACCTCGCAGCTGTTCAGTAATGTCTATCTCAATGTGTTTGACCAGTATATGAAGCGTGTGTTGCACTGCCGTCACTATGGGCGTTATGTCGATGACTTCTATGTGGTCAGTGCCGACAAGACGTGGCTGATGTCGTTAGTACCGTTGGTGAAGGAATTCCTGTATAAGGAACTGGGACTGTCGTTCCACGAAGGTAAGTTGCGCGTCACTTCTGCGTGGCACGGAACGGAGTTCCTTGGAGCATGGCTCAAACCCTATCGCATCTATGCCTCGCGATCCACCGTTGGCAGAATGAGAAGGAAGGTTGCTATGCTGGCTCATAGAGATCGTTCATTGTGGTTTCCTGCACTGAACTCCTATTGTGGTGTGCTTTCCCACTGGAACAATTACAGACTGCGCCGCGGACTGCTCCTTGCTGAGCCTGTTTTTACTAAATATGGAATGTTCAATATAGGTTATACAAGGTATTTATTACCCTTTTTATTTCTATTATTTTTTATCTATTAA
- a CDS encoding fimbrillin family protein, producing the protein MKKYFILAAVAMTMVACNNDETMKSEQPSQETSAMRFEASVSSLGTTQGSRTSFRAGQAVQSTAFDAGEEINVERTDASTSTLTSAIYVTETAEAGVNALTLKDGQTALLWPATGTVNIDAYYPSTITSAVTSFSVQENQSTDANYKASDLMYATNIPTQAKTANNAAVGLTFNHALTKIIVNLSAKNGGGVSANDIANCIITLHAKKTATIVKGVVTPIKVSEVVTDYTTSAASTITMGTGAAVAAIIVPQLYDYDAAALDFITITTAGGHAITYQLTADKLFEPGKVYTYNLSVSMQAIELQSTTITNWVEGTGATDDTLVI; encoded by the coding sequence ATGAAAAAGTATTTTATCCTTGCTGCTGTTGCCATGACAATGGTGGCCTGCAACAATGACGAGACCATGAAAAGTGAGCAACCAAGTCAGGAAACAAGTGCCATGCGTTTTGAAGCCAGTGTGAGCAGTCTTGGAACAACACAGGGCAGCAGAACATCCTTCCGTGCCGGACAAGCCGTGCAATCAACGGCCTTTGATGCTGGCGAGGAAATTAATGTGGAGCGCACAGATGCCAGTACAAGTACTTTGACGTCTGCCATCTATGTGACGGAGACTGCCGAAGCTGGTGTGAATGCCCTGACCCTAAAGGATGGTCAGACGGCGCTGCTGTGGCCTGCCACAGGAACGGTGAACATCGATGCTTACTATCCCTCGACGATTACCAGTGCTGTTACTAGTTTCTCTGTACAGGAGAATCAGTCAACAGATGCTAATTATAAGGCCAGCGACCTGATGTATGCAACGAACATTCCTACACAGGCAAAGACAGCAAACAACGCTGCTGTGGGCCTGACGTTCAATCATGCGCTGACAAAGATTATTGTTAACCTGTCGGCTAAGAATGGCGGCGGCGTGAGCGCAAATGATATTGCAAACTGTATCATCACACTGCATGCCAAGAAGACGGCAACAATCGTTAAAGGCGTGGTGACTCCGATTAAGGTAAGTGAAGTGGTGACAGACTATACCACCAGTGCTGCTTCAACCATCACCATGGGTACAGGTGCTGCCGTGGCTGCCATCATCGTGCCTCAGCTCTATGATTATGATGCCGCAGCGCTTGACTTCATCACGATTACTACGGCCGGTGGTCATGCCATCACCTATCAGCTGACAGCCGACAAACTTTTTGAGCCCGGCAAGGTTTACACCTATAACCTCAGCGTGAGTATGCAGGCTATCGAGTTGCAGTCGACCACCATTACGAACTGGGTAGAGGGTACTGGTGCAACCGACGATACCCTGGTTATCTAA
- a CDS encoding HAMP domain-containing sensor histidine kinase codes for MDEDNFLLLNILGLMLIAALSIGLTALYWRRILKRIRRSSHQEKMRRLVDSRRAEQRARLKAEFTINILQEVQTLQVGLDSYLKLFADPDMSIPPNVWERTSRLLQRRAAQMQAMVDGALVVMQYDELPEVPHDDVVEVNVFCQDVFNSCMKYLRNGVETNFETSLPDDYIIKTNMSCLDILLRCLILCSMEYTTKGHVTLKVIADNTCGKLVFTLNDTGLGIPEDTKNQVFDRLPYDTVENKITGLRLRTCKAMVRLLGGAIHVDPRYEEGTSMVFSIYAAGPGG; via the coding sequence ATGGATGAGGATAATTTCTTACTTCTGAACATACTGGGACTGATGCTGATAGCAGCCCTCAGCATAGGACTCACGGCCCTTTACTGGCGCCGCATACTGAAACGCATACGCAGGTCGTCGCATCAGGAGAAGATGAGGAGACTGGTGGACAGCAGGCGTGCGGAGCAGAGGGCACGACTGAAGGCTGAGTTCACCATCAATATCCTGCAGGAGGTGCAGACACTGCAGGTGGGACTGGACAGTTATCTGAAACTGTTTGCCGACCCAGACATGAGCATTCCTCCCAATGTGTGGGAGCGCACCAGTCGGTTGCTGCAGCGCAGGGCGGCACAGATGCAGGCCATGGTGGACGGTGCACTGGTGGTGATGCAGTATGACGAGCTTCCGGAGGTACCTCATGACGATGTGGTGGAGGTGAATGTGTTTTGCCAGGATGTGTTCAACAGTTGTATGAAATATCTGAGAAACGGCGTGGAAACCAATTTCGAGACGTCGCTGCCCGATGACTATATCATTAAAACCAACATGAGTTGTCTGGACATTCTGCTGCGCTGTCTGATCCTTTGCTCCATGGAATATACCACCAAGGGACATGTCACGCTGAAGGTGATTGCCGACAACACGTGTGGAAAACTGGTGTTTACGCTTAACGATACAGGACTGGGCATTCCCGAGGACACCAAGAACCAGGTGTTCGACCGCCTGCCCTACGACACGGTGGAGAACAAGATAACAGGCTTGCGACTGCGCACCTGTAAGGCTATGGTGCGCCTGCTGGGCGGTGCCATACATGTGGACCCTCGATACGAGGAGGGTACGTCGATGGTATTCTCGATATATGCCGCTGGCCCGGGAGGGTAG